In one Terriglobia bacterium genomic region, the following are encoded:
- a CDS encoding branched-chain amino acid ABC transporter permease, with translation MTAVDYLNLLISALLLAGIYAAMAVGMTVIYGVMKIVNLAHAGFLMLGAYFAYEVFNRFHIPPVLCAVLALPVFFVFGAGVHWLLARRLPKSDTPTLSSLLLMFGFWQVLQNVGYLVWGTQAYSILTPLTFSSVRFGEITIPKVNLVVFAAALVSLFLLQVIFNRSWFGRSMRSLIQNPYAAQIVGVDDRRTAMLTFGLGTAFAGFAGALLAILFPFTPDFGAAFQLRAFVIIVLGGLESVSGVALGAVILAFLETFSINVPFPWYSHGWTSVYLPASYQPVVSFVLLVVALLVLPKGVAGLLEKKWRAA, from the coding sequence TATGGCGTGATGAAGATTGTGAACCTGGCCCACGCCGGGTTCCTGATGCTGGGCGCGTACTTCGCATACGAAGTGTTTAACCGGTTTCACATTCCGCCGGTCCTGTGCGCGGTACTCGCCCTGCCTGTTTTCTTTGTCTTTGGGGCCGGAGTCCACTGGTTGCTGGCGCGCCGCCTGCCTAAGTCAGACACGCCCACGCTTTCCTCTCTTCTTCTGATGTTCGGCTTCTGGCAGGTCCTCCAGAATGTTGGTTATCTGGTCTGGGGGACGCAGGCTTACTCCATTCTCACGCCACTCACTTTTTCGTCGGTACGGTTTGGCGAAATCACCATACCCAAGGTCAACCTGGTGGTCTTCGCCGCAGCCCTGGTTTCGCTGTTTCTCCTGCAAGTGATTTTTAACCGCAGCTGGTTTGGCCGGTCCATGCGCTCGCTGATCCAGAACCCTTATGCCGCCCAGATCGTGGGCGTGGATGATCGCCGGACCGCCATGCTCACCTTTGGGCTGGGAACGGCCTTCGCCGGCTTCGCTGGAGCGCTGCTGGCCATCCTTTTTCCTTTCACGCCGGATTTCGGCGCCGCCTTCCAGTTGCGCGCTTTCGTCATCATCGTGCTGGGCGGGCTGGAATCGGTGTCCGGCGTGGCGCTGGGCGCGGTGATCCTGGCTTTCCTTGAGACGTTCAGCATCAACGTCCCATTTCCCTGGTACTCGCATGGGTGGACCAGCGTTTACCTGCCTGCCAGCTATCAACCGGTTGTCTCCTTCGTCCTGCTCGTGGTAGCGCTGCTGGTGCTGCCGAAGGGGGTCGCGGGCCTGCTGGAGAAAAAGTGGCGGGCGGCATGA